A single window of Malus sylvestris chromosome 5, drMalSylv7.2, whole genome shotgun sequence DNA harbors:
- the LOC126622027 gene encoding scopoletin glucosyltransferase-like isoform X2, with the protein MAASHVVRKYEPFKNTLSDSDLFVIPDFPGEITMTRAQVPDHVKENIENDLTRMLKRAKEAEKTSYGIVVNSFYELESVYADYYRNVLGMKAWHIGPVSLCIRNNEEKALRGKTASINEHDFLKWLDSKEPNSVVYVCFGSMAKFNASQLMEIAMGLEASGQDFIWVVRTGPEYDVEKEDWLPEGFEDRMEGKGLVIRGWAPQVLILDHGAVGGFVTHCGWNSTLEGIAAGLPMVTWPVSAEQFYNEKLVTQVLKIGVGVGAQKWVMVVGDSVKKEAVEKAVRRIMVGEEADEMRSRARELAEQAKRAIEKGGSSHSDLNALIEELSSH; encoded by the coding sequence ATGGCTGCCTCACATGTTGTTAGAAAGTATGAGCCGTTCAAGAACACTTTGTCAGATTCGGACCTTTTCGTGATTCCGGATTTTCCTGGTGAGATTACGATGACACGAGCCCAAGTTCCGGATCATGTCAAGGAAAATATCGAAAACGACTTGACCCGGATGCTCAAACGGGCCAAGGAAGCTGAGAAAACGAGCTATGGAATTGTTGTGAACAGTTTCTATGAGCTCGAATCGGTTTATGCAGATTATTACAGAAATGTGCTTGGGATGAAAGCTTGGCATATTGGCCCTGTTTCTCTATGCATTAGAAACAATGAAGAAAAAGCACTTAGAGGAAAAACAGCTTCTATCAACGAGCACGATTTCTTGAAGTGGCTTGATTCAAAAGAACCTAATTCGGTTGTTTATGTGTGTTTTGGAAGCATGGCTAAATTCAATGCCTCTCAGCTTATGGAGATTGCAATGGGGCTTGAGGCTTCTGGGCAGGACTTCATTTGGGTTGTGAGGACTGGACCAGAGTATGACGTGGAGAAAGAGGATTGGCTGCCAGAAGGGTTTGAGGATAGGATGGAAGGGAAAGGACTAGTCATAAGAGGGTGGGCCCCGCAGGTTCTGATTCTTGATCATGGGGCAGTTGGCGGGTTTGTGACTCACTGTGGGTGGAACTCGACGTTGGAAGGGATCGCTGCCGGGTTGCCGATGGTGACGTGGCCGGTGTCGGCGGAGCAGTTTTACAACGAGAAGCTGGTGACCCAAGTGCTGAAAATTGGTGTTGGAGTTGGTGCTCAAAAATGGGTTATGGTTGTGGGGGATAGCGTGAAGAAGGAAGCTGTTGAGAAAGCTGTGAGGAGGATTATGGTGGGTGAGGAAGCAGATGAAATGAGAAGCAGAGCTAGGGAACTTGCAGAGCAGGCAAAGAGGGCTATTGAGAAAGGAGGATCATCACACTCTGATTTGAATGCTTTAATTGAAGAGTTGAGTTCCCACTAG
- the LOC126622027 gene encoding scopoletin glucosyltransferase-like isoform X1 yields the protein MGSKNRDFHICFFPYMAHGHMIPISDMAKLFASQGVKTTIVTTPLNAPTFSEATQSSKTYSGGIEVKIKTIKFPSVEAGLPEGCENLDSLPSPELSTNFLKATSFLQEPLEQLLFEENPSCLVADVLFPWATDAAAKFDIPRLIFHGTGFFAMAASHVVRKYEPFKNTLSDSDLFVIPDFPGEITMTRAQVPDHVKENIENDLTRMLKRAKEAEKTSYGIVVNSFYELESVYADYYRNVLGMKAWHIGPVSLCIRNNEEKALRGKTASINEHDFLKWLDSKEPNSVVYVCFGSMAKFNASQLMEIAMGLEASGQDFIWVVRTGPEYDVEKEDWLPEGFEDRMEGKGLVIRGWAPQVLILDHGAVGGFVTHCGWNSTLEGIAAGLPMVTWPVSAEQFYNEKLVTQVLKIGVGVGAQKWVMVVGDSVKKEAVEKAVRRIMVGEEADEMRSRARELAEQAKRAIEKGGSSHSDLNALIEELSSH from the coding sequence ATGGGTAGCAAAAACCGTGATTTCCACATCTGTTTCTTCCCTTACATGGCTCACGGCCACATGATACCGATCTCAGACATGGCCAAGCTCTTTGCATCCCAAGGAGTAAAAACCACCATAGTCACCACTCCTCTAAATGCCCCAACATTCTCCGAAGCCACCCAATCAAGTAAAACCTACTCCGGCGGCATCGAAGTCAAAATCAAAACCATCAAGTTCCCTTCTGTAGAAGCCGGTCTGCCAGAAGGGTGTGAGAATCTCGACTCACTCCCCTCACCAGAATTAAgcaccaattttctcaaagcTACAAGCTTTCTTCAAGAACCGCTCGAGCAGCTTCTGTTCGAAGAAAACCCTAGTTGCCTTGTGGCAGACGTGCTTTTTCCTTGGGCAACTGATGCTGCTGCAAAGTTTGATATTCCAAGGCTAATTTTTCATGGCACTGGTTTCTTTGCCATGGCTGCCTCACATGTTGTTAGAAAGTATGAGCCGTTCAAGAACACTTTGTCAGATTCGGACCTTTTCGTGATTCCGGATTTTCCTGGTGAGATTACGATGACACGAGCCCAAGTTCCGGATCATGTCAAGGAAAATATCGAAAACGACTTGACCCGGATGCTCAAACGGGCCAAGGAAGCTGAGAAAACGAGCTATGGAATTGTTGTGAACAGTTTCTATGAGCTCGAATCGGTTTATGCAGATTATTACAGAAATGTGCTTGGGATGAAAGCTTGGCATATTGGCCCTGTTTCTCTATGCATTAGAAACAATGAAGAAAAAGCACTTAGAGGAAAAACAGCTTCTATCAACGAGCACGATTTCTTGAAGTGGCTTGATTCAAAAGAACCTAATTCGGTTGTTTATGTGTGTTTTGGAAGCATGGCTAAATTCAATGCCTCTCAGCTTATGGAGATTGCAATGGGGCTTGAGGCTTCTGGGCAGGACTTCATTTGGGTTGTGAGGACTGGACCAGAGTATGACGTGGAGAAAGAGGATTGGCTGCCAGAAGGGTTTGAGGATAGGATGGAAGGGAAAGGACTAGTCATAAGAGGGTGGGCCCCGCAGGTTCTGATTCTTGATCATGGGGCAGTTGGCGGGTTTGTGACTCACTGTGGGTGGAACTCGACGTTGGAAGGGATCGCTGCCGGGTTGCCGATGGTGACGTGGCCGGTGTCGGCGGAGCAGTTTTACAACGAGAAGCTGGTGACCCAAGTGCTGAAAATTGGTGTTGGAGTTGGTGCTCAAAAATGGGTTATGGTTGTGGGGGATAGCGTGAAGAAGGAAGCTGTTGAGAAAGCTGTGAGGAGGATTATGGTGGGTGAGGAAGCAGATGAAATGAGAAGCAGAGCTAGGGAACTTGCAGAGCAGGCAAAGAGGGCTATTGAGAAAGGAGGATCATCACACTCTGATTTGAATGCTTTAATTGAAGAGTTGAGTTCCCACTAG